The Candidatus Omnitrophota bacterium genome segment CTCTTATATATCTTACCAATTCAAGACCCGTCATCTCCGGCATATTGTGATCCAGAAATATTATGTCATAATGGTTCGATTTTATGAGCTCGAGAGCTTGCCTGCCGTCATAGGCATGATCCATATCGACATTTTTATAGCGAAGCCGCTCTTTGAGCATATCGATAAAATCCACCTCATCATCCGCTATTAAAATACGCATAAGCCGAGTATTATACCATATCAGTCTTTTAGGAACTTCTTAATTTCTATAAGCAAGTCGCTGAACTCAAACGGTTTGACCATATAGCCGTTGGCGCCGCATTTTTTTGCGACTGCCATATCGCTATCGGTTGCTTTTGCGGTAAGAATTATTATAGGAATACGAGTAAACCGCTTGTCGCTTTTAAGTATGTTGCAAACCCACAGCCCATCCACCTGCGGAAGCATCAGGTCCAGAAGAATCAGGTCGGGCGTTTCCGTGCGGACCTTTTCGAACCCCTCCTTGCCGTCAGATGCGCATATAGCATTAAAGCCGCTCTTCTCGAGGTGCATCTTTAAAAATAACGCCGCATCCGGCTCATCCTCTATGATCAATATTTTTTTCTTAGCCATCATGTCCTTTTAAATATTCACTTTTCTTCGATTCGCGCTTCATCCAGTGTGCCTTGTTCCGTATATATAAGAGTTGCCCTGACCCCCTTAAAGAAGGATGATGTGCCGGGCTTATATATACAATCTTCGCGCTTCCCATCCAAATCCTTAATTGAAACAACGGGCATGCCGTACCTTGCCTGAATATCGGATCTGGCCTGGCCTTTTTTAATGGTGCCTGCATTGATCGCTTTTTTCACTTTTTCGAAATTCTTCGTCTCGTCATCATACTGCTTTTTGATATCCGCCTGTGACTTCGAAACCTGGATCAAAACATCGAGGCCTTCGGCGCCGCAAACAGACGCAAGCAGTAAAAACAATATTCCTAAAACCGTAAAAGCTCTTATCGCCATCTATTCCGGCTCCTGCGAATCGCCAACCCTCTTAGCCACCTCAAAATACCATATATCATGCTGGCTCCACATGAGAGTTTTTCCGTCGCGCTGCTTAACATACCACCAATACGTTACGCCGTTCTCAAATTTATCTGCCGGAACCGCTATTGAGAATGTGCGCGGGTCGATAACCTGGTCAACTACAACATCATATCCATCACCCTTGTGAACAACTATTCTATAACTATCCCTGTTACCGCTCGGTATGGGCAGCATTGCCCACTCAAACACCACACCCTTGCCATCCGATATGTCCACCACAGACTGATCCTGCGGCTTCACATATGCAACACGCGGGACAGATCCGGGCCCGGCACCACCCATCCTGCTTTCCGCAATAAGCGGAATCAGTAAAATAGAACCGATAACAAACAAAGCACAGGCCTTTTTCATCTGCTTTTACCTCTCACCGGTATGCCCTGAGCGCGCAATTCATCAGTTTTCTCTTTCGAGCATTCCATGCATAAAAATATAGGTTTCGAATCGCTTCTGTCATACCCCGCGGTCTTTATAAGTCTCCATAAATGCGATACCTTCCCGCATTTATCACATTTACCTTCTTTTATATGCCATACTTCAACTGCCTTAGACGTGAAGATAAACTTATCTACCCAGAAGAATATGGCGCCGCCTATAAGATTAGCTATTATGGTGGAGTACAAACTTGCCCCCAGCTGCTTGACTACAAGCCATAGTATGGGCGTACTAAGCTGCCAACGTATCAAATATAGTACAAATCTTCTCATCTCACGACACCTTTCCTTTACCGCCCGCCGGCCTTCTCGGCGCAACGACCCACAGGACGATATAGATGAAGATAGTCAATCCGCCGAATAACGCGAATAGCACAAACAAAAGCCTGACAAAAGTCGAATCAACATTAAAATATTCCGCTATCCCGCCACATACGCCGCCTATTCTTTTATCAGTGGTCGATAGATAAAATTTTTTCATCTTTTTTACTCCCTTCCTTTGCAAAAAAAGAAATCGCCAGCAAGATCGTGGCGACTTTAACTATTTTTACCTTGTTTTTGGGCATATTTTGCCTCTCCTATTAAACCTAATAATATTATATAAAGCGATGAATTTCAAGCATAATCTGACACAAAAATGTCCGACAAAATAAAGCTTGACCAAATCTGGCTTCCTATCCTAACATATAGGCATGGAGAAGTGTCCTAACAACTCAAAATACACATTCAAAAAGTCTATACGTGTAAACAGCTATATAAAAAATA includes the following:
- a CDS encoding response regulator; translated protein: MRILIADDEVDFIDMLKERLRYKNVDMDHAYDGRQALELIKSNHYDIIFLDHNMPEMTGLELVRYIRENSINSKTVMITGYPAIRGFFAKAIGTDEYLTKPVKLKDVEDILEKYRC
- a CDS encoding PspC domain-containing protein, with the translated sequence MKKFYLSTTDKRIGGVCGGIAEYFNVDSTFVRLLFVLFALFGGLTIFIYIVLWVVAPRRPAGGKGKVS
- a CDS encoding response regulator, which encodes MAKKKILIIEDEPDAALFLKMHLEKSGFNAICASDGKEGFEKVRTETPDLILLDLMLPQVDGLWVCNILKSDKRFTRIPIIILTAKATDSDMAVAKKCGANGYMVKPFEFSDLLIEIKKFLKD